In the Candidatus Electrothrix sp. GW3-4 genome, one interval contains:
- a CDS encoding AAA family ATPase, translating into MKIPYGESNFKKIITQGFLYIDKTSFIETLEQNGSYNILLRPRRFGKTLFLSTLRSYYDIRCKDEFESLFGQLVIGQRPTPLKNSYQILAFDFSGIETSSEEDIRRGFNRRVETALKKFLRRYGYPLETDRIIEKQTSPADKIDYFFTVLEEANIYLLIDEYDHFANAILGESLELFSAIVGKGGFVRAFYEVIKTATMEGIVDRLLITGVTSITLDSMTSGFNIGDNITYHQDFNQAMGFTAQETEEMIQPFVEVCELNQQEVMQTLANWYNGYRFSSRAEEKIFNPDMVLYFLRSFDSVECRWPERMLDDNIASDYGKIMRLFGIGDREGNFAILEELLVNGEIIGHHKGRLDLDTHKPFERDDFISLLLYMGFITINDTVLADLRYRVPNYVIEQLYYRYFKTEIELRSQVTLDNGRLKEAVRQLALHDNITPLLEEIRKVLALFSNRDFMRMDEKHIKAVILTLLYQSEVYFIRSEAEVNKRYPDILLLERKPIAVRYQFLFELKFSKKKEGDKGLEAKRAEGIAQIRAYQELADIRRLPKLQSYLLLTDGIEIEAIAV; encoded by the coding sequence ATGAAAATACCGTACGGAGAAAGCAATTTTAAAAAAATCATCACCCAGGGGTTTCTCTATATTGATAAAACATCTTTCATAGAAACCCTGGAGCAGAACGGCAGCTACAACATCCTGCTCCGTCCCCGCCGTTTCGGCAAAACCCTCTTTCTCTCTACCCTCCGCTCGTATTACGACATCCGCTGCAAGGATGAATTTGAGTCCCTTTTCGGCCAGCTCGTTATCGGTCAAAGGCCCACCCCGCTGAAAAACAGCTATCAGATTCTCGCCTTTGACTTCAGCGGTATTGAAACCAGCAGCGAAGAAGATATCCGGCGCGGGTTCAACCGCAGAGTGGAAACCGCCCTGAAAAAATTTCTCAGGCGTTATGGCTATCCTTTGGAAACGGATCGGATTATAGAAAAACAGACCAGCCCTGCCGATAAAATAGATTATTTTTTCACAGTACTGGAAGAAGCGAATATCTACCTGCTCATTGATGAATACGACCATTTTGCCAACGCCATCCTTGGTGAAAGCCTGGAGCTCTTCTCTGCTATCGTGGGTAAGGGCGGCTTTGTCCGGGCCTTTTACGAAGTCATCAAGACCGCGACCATGGAGGGCATTGTTGATCGTCTCCTGATCACCGGCGTGACCTCCATCACCCTGGACAGTATGACCAGCGGCTTTAACATCGGCGACAACATTACCTATCATCAGGATTTCAATCAGGCAATGGGCTTTACTGCCCAGGAAACCGAGGAGATGATCCAGCCCTTTGTCGAGGTCTGCGAGCTGAATCAGCAGGAGGTGATGCAGACCCTGGCGAATTGGTATAACGGTTACCGTTTCAGCAGCCGGGCAGAGGAAAAGATTTTCAATCCTGACATGGTCTTGTATTTTCTCAGATCTTTTGATTCGGTCGAATGCCGTTGGCCAGAGCGGATGCTGGACGATAATATCGCCTCGGATTACGGCAAGATCATGCGGCTGTTCGGGATCGGGGATCGGGAAGGCAATTTTGCCATCCTTGAAGAGTTACTGGTCAATGGGGAGATCATCGGGCACCATAAGGGCAGGCTTGATCTGGATACGCACAAACCCTTTGAGCGTGACGATTTTATCAGTCTGCTCCTCTATATGGGCTTTATCACTATCAATGATACTGTGCTGGCCGATTTGCGCTACCGTGTGCCAAATTATGTGATTGAACAGCTCTATTATCGTTACTTCAAAACAGAAATTGAACTTCGATCGCAAGTCACCCTGGATAATGGCCGCCTGAAAGAAGCTGTCAGGCAACTTGCCCTGCACGATAATATCACTCCACTGCTTGAAGAGATCCGCAAGGTCCTGGCCCTGTTCTCCAACCGTGACTTCATGCGCATGGATGAAAAGCACATCAAGGCCGTGATCCTGACCCTGCTGTATCAGTCCGAGGTCTATTTCATCCGCAGCGAGGCTGAAGTGAACAAGCGTTACCCGGATATCCTCCTGCTGGAGCGCAAGCCTATTGCGGTGCGCTACCAGTTCCTCTTTGAGCTGAAGTTCAGCAAGAAAAAGGAGGGGGACAAGGGGCTGGAGGCAAAACGGGCCGAGGGGATTGCCCAGATCAGGGCCTATCAGGAGCTCGCCGATATCAGGCGTCTGCCCAAACTGCAATCCTACCTCCTGCTCACCGATGGCATCGAGATTGAAGCGATTGCGGTGTGA
- a CDS encoding serine protease: MKRCIYLFLHAVFLVYPYSMHAAESGEQPYALSRAAARQAVCQWLNAHGYSYQVLSEPGGVLLLRSVSPAAEPWQLELRPHSPLSTAVTLSSAGSGEERTRFAELLPYLKERAAGDTAITRGKEGQQQRDGIPGPVLDQIGTVVCVRAGSPENTIQFSGFFIEKGLVLCTAHDLGVTREVSIVSTVGVHFKGEIIQRDPQRDLALIRIEDGPDQVVSLAQGRNLVGMGERIFSIGCPVALRGTVNAGFINGPPRRLHELPLWQADIAIQPGSSGSPVFDSNGVLIAVVKGRHRLSPGIGFLIPLEVITDFLQEKSEQ, translated from the coding sequence ATGAAGAGATGCATCTACTTGTTCCTGCATGCCGTTTTCCTGGTGTATCCATACAGCATGCATGCCGCAGAATCCGGGGAGCAACCGTATGCCCTTTCCCGGGCAGCGGCGCGGCAGGCTGTCTGCCAATGGCTGAATGCGCACGGGTATAGCTATCAGGTCCTGTCTGAACCCGGCGGGGTCCTTCTGTTGCGGAGTGTGAGCCCGGCTGCTGAGCCCTGGCAGCTTGAGCTCCGCCCCCATTCCCCTCTCTCCACCGCTGTGACGCTTTCCTCCGCAGGGAGTGGAGAGGAAAGGACCAGGTTTGCAGAGCTCCTTCCCTACCTTAAAGAACGAGCGGCAGGGGATACAGCGATAACCAGGGGGAAAGAGGGACAACAACAGCGGGATGGCATTCCAGGCCCTGTCCTGGATCAGATCGGCACCGTGGTCTGTGTCCGGGCTGGCAGCCCTGAGAACACCATCCAGTTTTCCGGTTTTTTTATTGAGAAGGGGCTTGTTCTCTGCACAGCGCACGACCTGGGGGTAACGAGAGAGGTCAGTATTGTCTCCACTGTGGGCGTGCATTTTAAGGGGGAGATCATCCAGCGTGATCCCCAACGTGATCTGGCCCTGATTCGGATCGAAGATGGACCGGACCAGGTGGTTTCCCTGGCGCAAGGCCGTAATCTGGTCGGCATGGGCGAAAGGATTTTTTCCATTGGCTGCCCGGTCGCTCTGCGCGGGACCGTCAACGCTGGCTTTATCAACGGTCCTCCTCGTCGGCTCCATGAGCTGCCCCTGTGGCAGGCTGATATTGCGATTCAGCCTGGCAGCAGTGGCAGTCCGGTTTTTGACAGTAACGGCGTCCTGATTGCGGTGGTTAAGGGTCGTCATCGCCTTTCCCCGGGTATTGGCTTTCTGATCCCGCTGGAAGTTATTACAGATTTTCTCCAGGAAAAAAGCGAACAATGA
- a CDS encoding FHA domain-containing protein has product MNIPDIKIQLIHIDGPLKGKIHAFSQDVILLGRHPECQVVFPGTCSAVSRKHAEIRREGNRFKLIDTSTNGILVNGRPQKEVFLKNGDVLILAGKDGPKVSFLTTTVSAEEREPIPPQPEETKGRIPEKQPSAEQVAPRAPAPSFADSPVSEEPIVSVAKSLIVQYGATLQSFQQLPVIIGSDDECECTLAHPSLLARHARVFFRDDQYWIEDLTGRKLLTINLRPIASAVPLQPDICLALSPEGPNFQYLGNGRLVEIEDGA; this is encoded by the coding sequence ATGAATATTCCGGATATCAAAATACAGCTGATTCATATCGACGGGCCATTAAAAGGTAAAATCCATGCGTTTTCCCAAGACGTTATCCTTCTTGGCCGCCATCCTGAATGCCAGGTCGTCTTTCCCGGAACCTGTAGCGCTGTTTCTCGTAAACATGCTGAAATCAGGCGGGAAGGCAACCGGTTCAAGCTGATTGACACAAGCACCAACGGCATCCTGGTCAACGGCAGACCGCAGAAAGAGGTCTTTCTGAAAAACGGCGATGTCCTCATCCTTGCTGGCAAGGATGGGCCCAAGGTCAGTTTCCTGACAACAACGGTCTCAGCAGAGGAGAGAGAACCTATTCCCCCCCAACCCGAAGAAACCAAAGGACGTATCCCGGAAAAACAGCCCTCAGCTGAGCAGGTAGCACCGAGGGCGCCCGCCCCTTCCTTTGCGGACAGCCCTGTTTCCGAGGAACCCATTGTCAGCGTGGCCAAGAGTCTGATCGTGCAATACGGTGCCACCCTCCAGTCTTTTCAGCAGCTCCCGGTCATTATCGGCAGCGACGACGAGTGCGAGTGTACGCTGGCGCATCCCTCGCTGCTTGCCCGTCATGCCCGGGTTTTCTTTCGCGACGATCAGTATTGGATCGAAGACCTGACCGGCCGTAAGCTGCTGACCATCAATCTGCGACCGATCGCCTCCGCAGTACCCCTGCAGCCGGATATCTGTCTGGCCCTGAGCCCTGAGGGGCCGAATTTTCAATACCTGGGCAATGGCCGGTTGGTAGAAATTGAGGATGGCGCATAG
- a CDS encoding AAA family ATPase: MKIPYGISNFRSLITEGYLYVDKTPFIATLEEQGKYNILLRPRRFGKTLFLSTLRSYYDILCKDEFESLFGHLVIGQRPTPLKNSYQILAFDFSGIETSSEEDIRRGFNRRVETALKKFLRRYGYPLETDRIIEKQTSPADKIDYFFTVLEEANIYLLIDEYDHFANAILGESLELFSAIVGKGGFVRAFYEVIKTATMEGIVDRLLITGVTSITLDSMTSGFNIGKNLSFAQELNQAMGFTAQETEAMVQPLVEVCGLDKQEMMQNLANWYNGYRFSSRAAEKVFNPDMVLYFLDSFNKEGCLWPEQMLDDNIASDYGKIMRLFGIGDRESNFQILEELLVNGEIVGRHKGKLDLDTHKPFERDDFISLLLYMGFITISGTMLGQLRYVVPNYVIQKLYYGYFRAEIEQRAQIRVEKHTLENAVAELALHDNITPLLEEIRKVLTLFSNRDFMRMDEKHIKTVILTLLYQSEVYFIRSEAEVNKRYPDILLLERKPIAVRYQFLFELKFSKKKEGDKGLEAKRAEGIAQIRAYQELADIRRLPKLQSYLLLTDGTEIEAIAV; this comes from the coding sequence ATGAAAATTCCTTACGGTATCAGTAATTTCAGATCTCTTATCACCGAGGGATATCTCTATGTCGATAAAACACCTTTCATAGCAACCCTGGAAGAGCAGGGAAAATACAACATCCTGCTCCGTCCCCGCCGTTTCGGCAAAACCCTCTTTCTCTCCACCCTCCGCTCGTATTATGACATCCTGTGCAAGGATGAATTTGAGTCCCTTTTCGGCCATCTCGTTATCGGTCAAAGGCCCACCCCGCTGAAAAACAGCTATCAGATTCTCGCCTTTGACTTCAGCGGTATTGAAACCAGCAGCGAAGAAGATATCCGGCGCGGGTTCAACCGCAGAGTGGAAACCGCCCTGAAAAAATTTCTTAGGCGTTATGGCTATCCTTTGGAAACGGATCGGATTATAGAAAAACAGACCAGCCCTGCCGATAAAATAGATTATTTTTTCACAGTACTGGAAGAAGCGAATATCTACCTGCTCATTGATGAATACGACCATTTTGCCAACGCCATCCTTGGTGAAAGCCTGGAACTGTTCAGCGCAATCGTGGGCAAGGGCGGCTTTGTCCGGGCCTTTTACGAAGTCATCAAGACCGCGACCATGGAGGGTATTGTTGATCGCCTCCTGATCACCGGGGTGACCTCTATTACTCTGGACAGCATGACCAGCGGTTTTAACATTGGCAAGAATCTTTCCTTTGCCCAGGAACTGAATCAGGCAATGGGCTTTACTGCCCAGGAAACTGAAGCAATGGTGCAACCTCTTGTTGAGGTCTGCGGGTTGGATAAGCAGGAAATGATGCAGAACCTGGCGAATTGGTATAACGGCTACCGCTTCAGTAGTCGCGCCGCCGAGAAGGTGTTTAATCCAGACATGGTTCTGTATTTCCTTGATAGCTTTAATAAGGAGGGATGCCTCTGGCCAGAGCAGATGCTGGATGACAACATTGCCTCGGATTACGGTAAGATCATGCGGCTGTTCGGGATCGGGGATCGGGAGAGCAATTTCCAGATCCTTGAGGAACTGCTGGTCAACGGTGAAATTGTGGGACGGCATAAGGGCAAATTGGATCTGGATACGCACAAACCCTTTGAGCGTGACGACTTTATCAGTCTGCTCCTCTACATGGGCTTTATCACCATCAGCGGTACAATGCTTGGCCAGTTGCGTTATGTGGTGCCCAACTATGTGATTCAAAAGCTGTATTACGGCTATTTCAGGGCAGAAATTGAGCAGCGGGCCCAAATCAGGGTGGAGAAACATACCCTGGAAAATGCTGTGGCCGAACTGGCCCTGCACGATAATATCACTCCACTGCTTGAAGAGATCCGCAAGGTCCTGACCCTGTTTTCCAACCGTGATTTCATGCGCATGGATGAAAAACACATCAAGACTGTGATCCTGACCCTGCTGTATCAGTCCGAGGTCTATTTCATCCGCAGCGAGGCTGAAGTGAACAAGCGTTACCCGGATATCCTCCTGCTGGAGCGCAAGCCTATTGCGGTGCGCTACCAGTTCCTCTTTGAGCTGAAGTTCAGCAAGAAAAAGGAGGGGGACAAGGGGCTGGAGGCAAAACGGGCCGAGGGGATTGCCCAGATCAGGGCCTATCAGGAGCTCGCCGATATCAGGCGTCTGCCCAAACTGCAATCCTACCTCCTGCTCACCGATGGCACCGAGATTGAAGCGATTGCAGTGTGA
- the cas6 gene encoding CRISPR system precrRNA processing endoribonuclease RAMP protein Cas6 has product MGSSPCEEDPIDPRTGQEIMHRLQGDLQILTIAKYLFRLRAETTIRLPPDKGSAFHGAFGHALKRISPFYYQEIFAPGHDRAKPKPFVLLPPLESKEHYAAGQPLHCELTLFGRAGQFFPICHAAVEFLGREMGLGLNRGKFTVEGVDKACPSGSNSSADPAALTCLEIVQTCPIPIRNDSLTIHLPTRLRLKSDGHLLSQPPEFHLFFARLVGRINTLSSLYGGGKMVGPEQRQQLLSQAQERIRLDAQRTDACWQDLPRFSGRQQQWMKFGGLLGSVTWQGTPEDFRPFLPYLAIGEWIHVGGKSSFGLGKYLVERQSEI; this is encoded by the coding sequence ATGGGTTCTTCCCCATGCGAGGAAGATCCGATTGATCCGAGAACAGGCCAAGAAATCATGCACAGACTCCAGGGGGATCTCCAGATCCTGACCATCGCCAAATATCTCTTTCGTCTCCGGGCGGAAACAACGATCCGGCTGCCGCCGGACAAGGGCAGCGCCTTTCACGGTGCCTTTGGCCACGCCCTGAAGCGTATCTCCCCCTTTTATTACCAAGAGATCTTTGCACCGGGCCATGACAGGGCCAAGCCCAAACCCTTTGTCCTCCTGCCCCCTCTGGAGAGCAAGGAACACTATGCTGCTGGCCAGCCGTTGCACTGTGAGCTGACCCTGTTCGGCAGGGCAGGGCAGTTTTTCCCGATCTGTCACGCAGCTGTGGAGTTTCTTGGCAGGGAGATGGGGCTGGGCCTGAACCGGGGAAAATTTACTGTTGAAGGCGTAGACAAGGCCTGCCCGTCAGGTAGCAATTCATCTGCGGATCCAGCTGCTCTTACCTGTCTGGAGATTGTGCAAACCTGTCCGATTCCGATCAGAAACGATTCCCTGACCATCCACCTGCCCACCCGCCTGCGCCTCAAAAGCGACGGCCATCTGCTCTCCCAGCCCCCGGAGTTTCACCTTTTTTTTGCCAGATTGGTCGGGCGGATCAATACCCTGTCCAGCCTGTACGGTGGTGGTAAGATGGTAGGACCGGAACAACGCCAACAGCTGCTCAGCCAGGCCCAGGAGCGCATCCGCCTGGATGCGCAGAGAACCGATGCCTGCTGGCAGGACCTGCCCCGTTTTTCCGGGCGCCAGCAGCAATGGATGAAATTCGGCGGCCTGCTCGGGTCTGTGACCTGGCAGGGGACGCCAGAGGACTTCCGGCCCTTTCTGCCCTATCTGGCCATTGGGGAGTGGATCCATGTGGGCGGCAAGAGCAGTTTTGGTTTGGGGAAGTATCTGGTTGAACGGCAAAGCGAAATTTGA
- a CDS encoding Stp1/IreP family PP2C-type Ser/Thr phosphatase, whose product MGEIRLSAHGLTDTGLCRTSNEDSWFVRCEAGCFLVADGMGGAAAGEIASRIFMRIAEQAGGHPAERTREEAITQLKESFITANAAIRKHVAKHPDHRGMGCTAELLLVHERGFVLGHIGDSRVYRLRQGHLARLTKDHSLVQEQVDQGLISQDEARTHRLRNVIIRAVGVNEQLEIDIIQGGLQAGDLFLLCSDGLTDMVADDVMQDILLSQAALPEQAAQLIEQANTGGGRDNITVVLVRVEP is encoded by the coding sequence ATGGGAGAAATCAGACTATCAGCTCATGGTCTGACGGATACAGGGCTTTGTCGGACAAGCAATGAAGACAGTTGGTTTGTCCGCTGCGAAGCTGGCTGCTTTCTTGTGGCTGATGGGATGGGGGGCGCTGCAGCCGGTGAGATTGCCAGCAGAATTTTTATGCGTATAGCCGAGCAAGCAGGTGGTCATCCAGCAGAGCGGACCAGGGAAGAGGCCATAACCCAGCTGAAAGAAAGCTTTATCACGGCCAATGCAGCGATCAGAAAACATGTTGCCAAGCATCCAGACCATCGGGGCATGGGCTGCACTGCTGAACTGCTCCTGGTCCACGAGCGTGGTTTTGTCCTCGGGCATATCGGTGACAGCAGGGTCTACCGACTGCGCCAGGGACATCTTGCCCGCCTGACCAAGGACCACTCCCTGGTGCAGGAACAGGTGGACCAGGGCCTGATTTCCCAGGATGAGGCCCGTACTCATCGCCTGCGCAATGTGATCATCAGGGCAGTGGGAGTCAATGAACAACTGGAGATTGATATTATCCAGGGCGGCTTGCAGGCCGGGGATCTTTTTTTGCTCTGTTCTGATGGGTTGACTGATATGGTTGCTGATGATGTGATGCAGGATATACTGTTGAGCCAGGCAGCCTTGCCAGAACAGGCGGCACAGCTCATAGAGCAGGCCAATACCGGTGGGGGCAGGGATAATATTACGGTCGTGCTGGTGCGGGTGGAACCATGA
- a CDS encoding redoxin domain-containing protein, whose product MPRSLLLFFVVILLCSWSTPCLSQFAPGELAPDFTLEDVYGRPYQLAAMKESSLIVLYFFDTASPASQEGLLTLNQLLSRFKEKDLLVWGITKATTKSISDFLTTNKVSFPVMHDHKGVSATYQAESILPTIYILGPKRKVIDFFQGGGQSTEKMLISLAEKELQRNEPLVAQAISLKAQAKNPASLEAKTLYGYAALKADKVDEAENTFQSLAQESGEGEILGKEGLAKVYVQQGKLDKAMAVATEVEAKAPDRGAANVIKGGILYAQNKKEEAKIEYQLAVKKPAGSVIQKAEAHNQLGRLYADAGNLKQARINYDQTVELDPYNIVAMSNKGVAYQKEGQLNKALEMFQQALTINQNDQFSAVLARKTQEMMDLQRNIAAKQRIDRLVKELAARFRSQKETAAPDRDTWTSRPLVLSFIDFQEKGGLNERDGMSMVLTSQLGDRLNQSGRVQVVERVIMDRLLEELNLGSSELADPATALQLGRVLAAKLIATGTLLHLPDQSLLSLRLIDTETTAIPQVLTEKLASGALDIDQELERVNREILQTVMEKYPLQGFIVQVNGEQAVLNIGERQGVVMGTSFDVIEQGEPIEYKGRKLQGLAKTVARLEVVQVQPDMSVVRILESERPLRQDDKVAEKIQPMTRGGRS is encoded by the coding sequence ATGCCCCGTTCCCTGCTGCTTTTTTTCGTTGTGATATTGCTTTGTTCATGGTCGACACCATGCCTGAGCCAGTTTGCTCCCGGGGAGCTTGCCCCGGATTTCACCCTGGAGGATGTGTACGGTCGTCCGTATCAACTGGCGGCTATGAAGGAGAGTTCGCTCATTGTCCTTTATTTCTTTGATACTGCCTCCCCGGCGAGCCAGGAGGGATTGCTGACCCTGAATCAGCTGCTGAGCAGATTTAAAGAAAAGGATCTGCTGGTCTGGGGGATCACCAAGGCCACGACAAAGAGTATTTCTGATTTCCTGACAACGAATAAGGTCAGTTTTCCGGTGATGCACGACCATAAAGGAGTCAGTGCGACCTATCAGGCAGAATCTATCCTGCCGACCATCTATATCCTGGGGCCGAAGCGCAAGGTTATTGATTTTTTTCAGGGCGGTGGCCAGAGTACGGAAAAGATGTTGATCTCCTTGGCGGAAAAAGAACTACAGCGCAATGAACCCCTGGTTGCCCAGGCGATCAGTCTCAAGGCTCAGGCAAAAAATCCTGCTTCCCTGGAGGCCAAGACTCTCTACGGCTATGCCGCCCTGAAGGCTGATAAGGTGGATGAAGCGGAGAACACCTTTCAGAGCTTGGCCCAGGAGTCGGGAGAAGGAGAGATCCTTGGTAAAGAGGGCTTGGCCAAGGTTTATGTCCAGCAAGGAAAGCTGGATAAGGCCATGGCCGTTGCCACGGAGGTTGAGGCAAAGGCCCCGGACCGGGGTGCTGCCAATGTGATCAAGGGGGGAATTCTCTATGCCCAGAATAAAAAAGAGGAGGCCAAGATCGAATATCAGCTGGCTGTGAAGAAACCGGCGGGCAGCGTTATCCAGAAGGCAGAAGCGCATAACCAATTAGGCCGGCTCTATGCCGATGCGGGCAATCTCAAGCAGGCCCGCATCAATTATGACCAGACTGTCGAGCTGGATCCCTATAATATTGTGGCTATGTCCAATAAAGGGGTGGCCTATCAGAAAGAAGGGCAGCTCAACAAGGCCCTGGAGATGTTTCAGCAGGCCCTGACCATTAATCAGAACGATCAGTTTTCCGCTGTCCTGGCCAGGAAGACCCAGGAGATGATGGATCTGCAGCGCAATATCGCGGCAAAGCAACGTATTGATCGACTGGTCAAGGAATTAGCAGCCCGTTTTCGTTCTCAAAAGGAAACAGCAGCACCAGACAGGGATACCTGGACTTCACGTCCCCTGGTACTTTCCTTTATTGATTTTCAGGAAAAGGGCGGCCTGAATGAGCGGGACGGGATGTCCATGGTCCTGACCAGCCAGCTGGGTGATCGTCTGAATCAGTCTGGTCGGGTCCAGGTGGTGGAACGGGTCATCATGGACCGGCTCTTGGAGGAGTTGAATCTCGGCTCTTCCGAGCTGGCTGACCCGGCCACTGCCCTCCAGCTTGGTCGGGTCTTGGCGGCCAAGCTCATCGCCACCGGGACCCTGCTCCATCTTCCAGACCAGAGCCTGCTCAGTCTGCGCCTGATTGATACGGAAACGACTGCTATCCCCCAGGTTTTGACCGAGAAACTGGCCTCGGGTGCCCTGGATATTGACCAGGAGCTCGAACGGGTCAACCGGGAGATCCTGCAGACCGTTATGGAGAAGTATCCGCTGCAAGGCTTTATTGTCCAGGTGAACGGGGAGCAGGCCGTTCTCAATATCGGGGAGCGACAGGGGGTGGTTATGGGAACCTCTTTTGACGTTATTGAGCAGGGAGAGCCCATCGAATACAAGGGCAGGAAATTGCAGGGGCTGGCCAAAACCGTGGCCCGCCTGGAGGTGGTGCAGGTGCAGCCGGATATGAGTGTGGTCCGCATCCTGGAGAGTGAGCGTCCTCTTCGCCAGGATGATAAGGTTGCGGAAAAGATCCAGCCCATGACCAGAGGAGGACGATCATGA
- a CDS encoding serine/threonine-protein kinase — protein MKYGRYEVLSELGRGSMGMVFQAHDPQIDRLIALKVLREDRLTSEDYVKRFLKEATAVGRLSHPGIVTVYDVGQDHGTIYIAMEFLQGQPLDTLSKNRACAQEDIIRIGIQAAEALHYAHERGIVHRDIKPPNIICDQAMRVKITDFGIAHIDDPEGQQMTRAGEILGTPVYMAPEQVLGQQVDGRSDIYSLGVILYELSTGQRPFQGESLASLFQAITLNDPVAPDQLNHELPSSLCQVIMKAMAREPEGRFATGQALADQLALCLARREPGPLFGQKTPVPPRQRRSGLGLFLLLALLIAGGGLAAYHYHYLWWPLVSEVFEVAEEKQQADISVPAVLPPEGEQEGLPARGTEGEPEAEQETEPPDSIKDAFDKPLDEREPLPVSELQLEPDTSRDSNTIITVQPDGRKRPVQRATREEPEAYDRLLDEILSEEKPKPLDIPPEEDAPPAAAGTTTRTPVTPPAVPSEESGRAQQDDTLLDEILSEDKPKPPKPVVQPAEQKPPITEQPSRAPAKDRMESASSSKDKKEKDPAKKRALLTIKSRPEKAKLYLDGEYKGETPVELRVSAAKHEVVLELPGHLDWKAQLDLSKGEDLSVSPRLAPE, from the coding sequence ATGAAGTATGGCAGATACGAGGTCCTCTCTGAACTCGGCCGGGGCTCTATGGGTATGGTGTTCCAGGCCCATGATCCCCAGATTGATCGTCTGATCGCCCTCAAGGTCCTGCGTGAAGACCGGCTGACCTCTGAGGACTATGTGAAGCGTTTCCTGAAAGAGGCAACAGCGGTGGGCCGTCTCTCACATCCTGGCATCGTTACGGTCTATGATGTGGGCCAGGACCATGGAACGATTTATATCGCCATGGAGTTTCTCCAGGGACAGCCCCTGGATACCTTGAGCAAAAACAGGGCCTGCGCTCAGGAGGATATTATCCGGATCGGCATCCAGGCGGCCGAGGCCCTCCATTATGCCCATGAACGGGGGATTGTTCATCGGGACATCAAACCGCCCAATATTATCTGCGATCAGGCCATGAGAGTCAAGATCACTGATTTTGGCATTGCCCATATTGATGATCCAGAGGGGCAGCAGATGACCAGGGCGGGTGAGATACTGGGCACACCTGTCTATATGGCCCCTGAGCAGGTCCTTGGCCAACAGGTGGACGGGCGTTCTGATATCTATTCCTTGGGCGTGATTCTCTATGAACTCTCAACCGGCCAACGACCCTTTCAGGGGGAGAGTCTGGCCTCGCTCTTTCAGGCGATCACCCTGAACGACCCTGTTGCTCCAGATCAGCTCAACCATGAGCTTCCTTCTTCCCTTTGTCAGGTGATTATGAAGGCCATGGCCAGGGAACCCGAGGGGCGTTTTGCCACAGGTCAGGCGTTGGCCGATCAGCTTGCTCTTTGCCTTGCCAGGAGGGAACCGGGTCCGTTGTTTGGGCAAAAAACACCAGTACCCCCACGCCAGCGACGTAGCGGGCTGGGGCTTTTTTTGCTTCTTGCCTTGCTGATCGCTGGAGGAGGGCTGGCTGCCTATCATTACCACTACCTCTGGTGGCCTCTTGTCTCTGAGGTATTTGAGGTGGCTGAGGAAAAGCAACAGGCGGATATTTCTGTACCTGCTGTTTTGCCTCCAGAAGGGGAGCAGGAGGGGCTCCCGGCAAGGGGCACAGAAGGGGAACCAGAGGCGGAACAGGAGACAGAACCTCCTGACAGCATCAAGGACGCTTTCGATAAACCTCTTGATGAAAGGGAACCACTGCCTGTCTCGGAGCTGCAATTGGAACCGGACACCAGCAGGGATTCCAATACGATAATCACCGTGCAACCTGATGGGCGTAAAAGACCGGTACAGCGGGCGACAAGGGAGGAACCAGAGGCGTATGACCGACTTCTCGACGAGATCCTTTCCGAAGAAAAGCCCAAGCCGCTGGATATCCCCCCAGAGGAGGATGCACCTCCTGCTGCGGCAGGGACGACCACAAGAACACCTGTGACACCCCCTGCCGTTCCCTCAGAAGAGTCTGGCCGGGCTCAGCAGGATGATACCCTGCTTGATGAGATTCTCTCAGAAGATAAACCGAAGCCGCCCAAGCCTGTTGTCCAACCTGCTGAACAGAAACCGCCGATAACTGAGCAGCCTTCACGGGCACCTGCAAAAGACAGGATGGAGAGTGCTTCCTCCTCTAAGGACAAGAAGGAAAAAGACCCAGCCAAGAAACGTGCTCTCTTAACAATTAAAAGTCGTCCGGAAAAGGCCAAGCTGTATCTGGACGGGGAGTATAAAGGAGAAACCCCTGTGGAGCTGAGAGTCTCAGCTGCCAAACATGAGGTCGTCCTGGAGCTGCCAGGCCATCTGGACTGGAAGGCCCAGCTTGACCTGAGCAAGGGGGAGGATCTTTCGGTCTCCCCCCGTTTAGCCCCGGAATAA